One stretch of Rosistilla oblonga DNA includes these proteins:
- a CDS encoding IS4 family transposase, which produces MTARKSHSMSSDARTQNLSAAFELLKQWTDIGDADVFEELGPAAVYKTSVVLWLMLFQRLNPKASLRDAVLHFIATAPPELKTNKRLREGSLSTKSSSYSDARHRLSLKAAHWFQERVASSIVNSTAPTWGDRRVFLIDGTTFTLAPVAELQAAYPPASNQYGESVWPIAYVVFAHELSSGAAVPEEIGAMYGPNAVSETRLAQTLMKRLPAKSIIMADAGFGIFSTAYHAHLNGHNFVLRLKKDRFNRIRKRAELIHSTATSKSYRVSWTPSAKERVTNPDLPSDCVIAAMIHELKIGEESLYLVEDIDATPKQLRDLYWKRNDIEVDIRNIKLVIGTEEIRAKSKEMFLKEFALSMVAYNLATQLRRQAAVIAECEPRELSFTGVWSVYRHMLQGIEVSDPGRWIERLDRVLHYASKQKLPNRPGRSYPREAYARRPKTTHFQKRRKKSKPNDPEEPTSK; this is translated from the coding sequence TTGACTGCCAGAAAAAGCCATTCCATGTCGAGCGATGCAAGAACTCAGAACCTTAGTGCGGCTTTCGAACTGCTCAAACAGTGGACGGACATCGGCGATGCCGATGTGTTTGAAGAGCTTGGGCCAGCGGCCGTCTATAAAACAAGTGTAGTTCTGTGGCTGATGCTCTTCCAGCGCCTCAACCCCAAGGCGAGTCTGCGAGATGCCGTTCTCCACTTTATCGCAACGGCTCCCCCGGAACTCAAGACGAACAAGCGACTTCGTGAGGGTTCGCTTTCGACGAAGAGCAGCAGTTACAGCGATGCACGACATCGGCTCAGCTTGAAGGCAGCTCATTGGTTCCAAGAGCGTGTCGCGTCGTCGATCGTTAACTCGACGGCGCCGACATGGGGTGACCGGCGTGTGTTCTTGATCGATGGAACGACCTTTACACTGGCTCCAGTGGCCGAGCTTCAGGCCGCTTACCCACCCGCCTCTAACCAGTACGGCGAAAGTGTGTGGCCAATCGCGTATGTGGTTTTCGCACATGAACTCAGCTCGGGGGCAGCAGTGCCTGAGGAGATTGGAGCTATGTATGGCCCAAACGCCGTCTCAGAAACTCGGCTTGCTCAAACTCTCATGAAGCGACTCCCGGCTAAATCCATCATCATGGCCGACGCTGGGTTCGGAATATTTTCGACTGCTTATCATGCCCATTTGAATGGACACAATTTTGTTCTACGGCTAAAGAAAGATCGATTCAATCGAATTCGGAAGCGGGCAGAGCTAATCCATTCGACAGCCACTTCGAAAAGCTACCGGGTGTCCTGGACTCCTTCGGCCAAGGAACGAGTAACCAATCCAGACCTCCCATCCGACTGTGTCATAGCGGCGATGATCCATGAATTGAAGATCGGGGAAGAGAGCCTCTACCTCGTCGAGGATATCGATGCGACGCCCAAGCAACTGCGCGATCTGTACTGGAAACGCAACGATATCGAAGTCGATATCCGCAACATCAAACTGGTAATCGGTACCGAAGAGATCCGAGCGAAGTCGAAGGAGATGTTTCTCAAAGAGTTCGCCTTGTCGATGGTAGCGTACAATTTAGCGACCCAATTGCGTCGCCAAGCCGCAGTGATTGCCGAGTGTGAGCCCCGCGAATTAAGCTTTACGGGCGTGTGGTCTGTCTACCGTCACATGCTGCAGGGGATTGAAGTCAGTGACCCCGGTCGTTGGATCGAACGTTTGGATCGCGTGCTGCACTACGCCTCAAAGCAAAAGCTTCCCAACCGCCCAGGCCGCAGTTATCCACGCGAGGCCTACGCCCGCCGCCCCAAAACCACCCACTTCCAGAAACGAAGAAAGAAAAGTAAACCCAACGATCCAGAAGAACCAACGTCAAAGTGA
- a CDS encoding metallophosphoesterase family protein: MVDRRQFIGSIPVSAMAISAIALARPAASQDAAAEDSPSDSLIASPPVVQNPRGDSFGVSIAVDQLATAWVEYGLDRDDLKFTAIASQHGLVSADDRALHVRVQHVHPFPVGQPIFYRVVVQPLSYKNAYVLQRGEPQATDVYALRLPDPGAKRVRVVSINDTHENLETIRQLHAQIEALDPDLLIWNGDTCNDFDASDQPAQIMLNPAKDRSMSWASTRPLVFSNGNHDVRGQRARETIDCFVGCPESSELPYNQAVRIGPLALVTMDTGEDKPDRHPVFAGTAAYEPYRSRQATWLQQAVNQPEVRDAPFKIVACHIPLRGLPGQNDGTTLAGYASFSGFGAKLWLPTLAESGFQAVLSGHMHRDRLDPATEEMPILQFIGGGPTAEKATLTIIDAEQNAADPSMEIRITDLGGKVLHQQTWNGKR; this comes from the coding sequence ATGGTTGATCGACGTCAGTTTATCGGTTCGATTCCCGTTAGCGCGATGGCGATCTCCGCGATCGCGCTGGCTCGCCCCGCAGCCTCCCAGGATGCGGCGGCGGAAGATTCGCCGAGCGATTCGTTGATCGCCAGTCCTCCCGTGGTGCAAAACCCACGCGGCGACAGTTTTGGCGTCAGCATCGCCGTCGATCAGTTGGCGACCGCTTGGGTTGAATACGGCCTGGATCGCGATGACCTGAAGTTCACAGCGATCGCCAGCCAGCACGGATTGGTCAGCGCGGATGACCGGGCGTTGCACGTTCGCGTGCAACACGTTCACCCTTTTCCGGTCGGCCAACCAATTTTCTACCGCGTCGTCGTCCAACCGCTGTCATATAAGAACGCCTACGTTTTACAGCGGGGCGAGCCACAGGCGACCGACGTCTACGCGTTGCGGTTGCCCGATCCCGGCGCCAAGCGGGTGCGAGTTGTCAGCATTAACGACACGCACGAAAATCTGGAAACGATCCGCCAGCTGCATGCTCAGATCGAAGCGTTGGATCCCGACCTGCTGATCTGGAACGGCGATACCTGCAACGACTTCGACGCGTCGGATCAGCCGGCTCAGATTATGCTGAACCCGGCAAAAGACCGAAGCATGTCTTGGGCTAGTACGCGGCCGCTGGTCTTCAGCAACGGGAATCATGACGTCCGCGGCCAACGGGCTCGCGAAACGATCGACTGTTTTGTCGGCTGCCCCGAGTCTTCGGAACTCCCCTACAACCAAGCCGTTCGCATCGGTCCGCTGGCGCTCGTGACGATGGATACGGGAGAAGACAAACCCGATCGCCATCCGGTCTTCGCCGGCACGGCAGCTTATGAACCCTACCGATCGCGTCAGGCGACATGGTTGCAACAGGCTGTCAATCAACCCGAGGTCCGCGACGCTCCCTTCAAGATCGTTGCCTGTCACATCCCTTTGCGCGGACTCCCTGGCCAGAACGACGGCACGACGCTCGCAGGCTATGCCAGCTTTAGCGGCTTTGGCGCCAAGTTGTGGTTGCCAACACTTGCCGAAAGTGGCTTCCAAGCAGTCCTCTCGGGACACATGCACCGCGACCGTTTGGATCCCGCAACCGAAGAGATGCCAATTCTGCAATTTATCGGCGGCGGGCCGACCGCGGAAAAGGCGACGCTAACAATCATCGACGCCGAGCAAAACGCAGCCGATCCGTCGATGGAGATTCGGATTACCGATCTGGGCGGGAAGGTGTTGCACCAGCAGACTTGGAACGGCAAACGATAG